The following proteins are co-located in the Vicugna pacos chromosome 3, VicPac4, whole genome shotgun sequence genome:
- the ZNF692 gene encoding zinc finger protein 692 isoform X2 — translation MCRTLQVWNLSVMRGLRRPGCPGEGDGEEEDEDEEEMLSDASPWTYSSSPDDSEPDAPRPPPSPVTHALKEGETPPAPATVPAPLAAAPSSSAPSLGPGAPLPVEASTQPELSGMPQAPQQTEPLASPGSQAQSALASAWDEDTAQIGPKRIRKAAKRELLPCDFPGCGRIFSNRQYLNHHKKYQHIHQKSFSCPEPACGKSFNFKKHLKEHVKLHSDTRDYICEFCARSFRTSSNLVIHRRIHTGEKPLQCEICGFTCRQKASLNWHRRKHAETAATLRFPCEFCGKRFEKPDSVAAHRSKSHPALLLAPQESSGPLESCSSISAPASLGAEEGSSPSLAPQAPTLLP, via the exons ATGTGCAGGACCCTGCAG GTTTGGAATCTGAGTGTGATGAGAGGACTCCGGAGGCCAGGTTGCCCAG GAGAAGGAGACGgagaagaggaagatgaggaTGAAGAGGAGATGCTcagtgatgccagcccgtggacCTACAGCTCCTCCCCAGATGA CAGTGAGCCTGATGCCCCCAgaccacccccttcccctgtcaCCCATGCACTTAAGGAGGGGGAgacacccccagcccctgcaacCGTCCCAGCCCCTCTTGCTGCTGCGCCATCCTCATCAGCACCCTCTCTGGGTCCTGGAGCTCCTCTGCCTGTGGAAGCCAGCACACAGCCGGAACTCAGTGGGATGCCTCAAGCACCCCAGCAGACTGAGCCCCTGGCCAG CCCTGGGAGTCAGGCTCAGTCTGCTCTGGCCTCGGCATGGGATGAGGACACTGCTCAGATTGGCCCCAAGAGAATTAG GAAAGCTGCCAAAAGAGAGCTGCTGCCCTGTGACTTCCCTGGCTGTGGGAGGATCTTCTCCAACCGGCAGTATTTGAAT CACCACAAGAAGTACCAGCACATCCACCAAAAGTCCTTCTCCTGCCCAGAGCCAGCCTGCGGGAAGTCCTTCAACTTTAAGAAACACCTAAAGGAGCATGTGAAGCTGCACAGTG ATACCCGAGACTACATCTGCGAGTTCTGTGCCCGGTCTTTCCGCACCAGCAGCAACCTGGTCATCCATCGGCGcatccacactggagagaaacccctgca GTGTGAGATCTGTGGGTTCACCTGCCGCCAGAAGGCCTCCCTGAACTGGCACCGGCGCAAGCATGCGGAGACGGCGGCCACCTTGCGCTTCCCCTGTGAGTTCTGCGGCAAGCGCTTCGAGAAGCCGGACAGTGTGGCAGCTCACCGCAGCAAGAGCCACCCAGCCTTGCTCCTGGCTCCACAAGAATCATCTGGGCCATTGGAGTCCTGTTCCAGCATCTCTGCCCCTGCATccctgggggcagaggaggggtccAGCCCCTCTCTGGCTCCTCAGGCTCCCACGCTGCTCCCTTAG
- the ZNF692 gene encoding zinc finger protein 692 isoform X1 yields the protein MAASPADASCRRREKRRQLDARRSKCRIRLGGHMEQWCLLKEQLGFSLHSQLAKFLLDRYTSSGCELCAGPEPVPPKGLQYLVLLSHAHSRECSLVPGLRGPGGQDGGLVWECSAGHTFSWGPSSGPTPPEESSPVPLTSVGQRSWCPEAGNVQDPAGLESECDERTPEARLPRGVGPPPETFPSLGEGDGEEEDEDEEEMLSDASPWTYSSSPDDSEPDAPRPPPSPVTHALKEGETPPAPATVPAPLAAAPSSSAPSLGPGAPLPVEASTQPELSGMPQAPQQTEPLASPGSQAQSALASAWDEDTAQIGPKRIRKAAKRELLPCDFPGCGRIFSNRQYLNHHKKYQHIHQKSFSCPEPACGKSFNFKKHLKEHVKLHSDTRDYICEFCARSFRTSSNLVIHRRIHTGEKPLQCEICGFTCRQKASLNWHRRKHAETAATLRFPCEFCGKRFEKPDSVAAHRSKSHPALLLAPQESSGPLESCSSISAPASLGAEEGSSPSLAPQAPTLLP from the exons ATGGCTGCGTCGCCTGCGGACGCGTCCTGCAGGCGGCGGGAGAAGCGGCGGCAGCTGGATGCCCGTCGCAGCAAGTGCCGCATCCGCCTGGGCGGCCACATGGAGCAGTGGTGCCTCCTCAAGGAGCAGCTGGGCTTCTCCCTGCACTCGCAGCTGGCCAAGTTCCTGCTAGACCG GTACACTTCGTCAGGCTGCGAGCTCTGTGCAG GTCCTGAGCCCGTGCCCCCGAAGGGTCTGCAGTATCTGGTGCTCCTGTCTCATGCTCACAGCCGAGAGtgcagcctggtgcctgggctgCGGGGACCTGGGGGCCAAGATGGGGGGCTTGTGTGGGAGTGCTCAGCGGGCCACACCTTCTCCTGGGGCCCCTCTTCAGGCCCCACACCTCCAGAGGAGTCCAGTCCGGTCCCCCTAACAAGTGTTGGTCAGAGAAGCTGGTGCCCAGAGGCCGGGAATGTGCAGGACCCTGCAG GTTTGGAATCTGAGTGTGATGAGAGGACTCCGGAGGCCAGGTTGCCCAG AGGGGTGGGACCCCCACCGGAGACCTTCCCCTCCCTAGGAGAAGGAGACGgagaagaggaagatgaggaTGAAGAGGAGATGCTcagtgatgccagcccgtggacCTACAGCTCCTCCCCAGATGA CAGTGAGCCTGATGCCCCCAgaccacccccttcccctgtcaCCCATGCACTTAAGGAGGGGGAgacacccccagcccctgcaacCGTCCCAGCCCCTCTTGCTGCTGCGCCATCCTCATCAGCACCCTCTCTGGGTCCTGGAGCTCCTCTGCCTGTGGAAGCCAGCACACAGCCGGAACTCAGTGGGATGCCTCAAGCACCCCAGCAGACTGAGCCCCTGGCCAG CCCTGGGAGTCAGGCTCAGTCTGCTCTGGCCTCGGCATGGGATGAGGACACTGCTCAGATTGGCCCCAAGAGAATTAG GAAAGCTGCCAAAAGAGAGCTGCTGCCCTGTGACTTCCCTGGCTGTGGGAGGATCTTCTCCAACCGGCAGTATTTGAAT CACCACAAGAAGTACCAGCACATCCACCAAAAGTCCTTCTCCTGCCCAGAGCCAGCCTGCGGGAAGTCCTTCAACTTTAAGAAACACCTAAAGGAGCATGTGAAGCTGCACAGTG ATACCCGAGACTACATCTGCGAGTTCTGTGCCCGGTCTTTCCGCACCAGCAGCAACCTGGTCATCCATCGGCGcatccacactggagagaaacccctgca GTGTGAGATCTGTGGGTTCACCTGCCGCCAGAAGGCCTCCCTGAACTGGCACCGGCGCAAGCATGCGGAGACGGCGGCCACCTTGCGCTTCCCCTGTGAGTTCTGCGGCAAGCGCTTCGAGAAGCCGGACAGTGTGGCAGCTCACCGCAGCAAGAGCCACCCAGCCTTGCTCCTGGCTCCACAAGAATCATCTGGGCCATTGGAGTCCTGTTCCAGCATCTCTGCCCCTGCATccctgggggcagaggaggggtccAGCCCCTCTCTGGCTCCTCAGGCTCCCACGCTGCTCCCTTAG
- the ZNF672 gene encoding zinc finger protein 672, translating into MLAASQAAVGRPYTCSECGKSFRYSSVLLRHERAHGGDRRFLCLECGERCPQAKDLRAHRRAHAGQTLYICSECGQSFRHSGHLDLHQSAHRRRRGRLCRCRACGRRFPHLPALLLHRRHWHPPERPCRCPLCPRAFRQSALRFHQARVHPWGTPATPAAAPHRCPQCPRAFRSGAGLRSHARAHRAERAGDSPRRQSRAPDAHRCGVCGKSFGKSSTLTRHLQTHSGEKPFKCPECGKGFLESATLVRHQRTHTGEKPYACGACGRRFSESSTLLRHQRSHQGERPHACGTCGKGFGQRSDLVVHQRIHTGERPFPCPDCGRCFSDRSDLTKHRRTHTGEKPYHCEVCGRRFTCVSNLNVHRRNHAGHKPHKCPECGKAFSVGSKLTLHRKTHLGERPAQCAECGKCFSHSRSLSQHQRAHTRARAAAATQAMAGTALIYAGQAEQEKPGLFVSQLRETC; encoded by the coding sequence ATGCTGGCCGCATCACAGGCCGCAGTGGGCAGGCCTTACACGTGCAGTGAGTGTGGCAAGAGCTTCCGCTACAGTTCCGTGCTGCTGCGGCACGAGCGCGCCCACGGTGGGGACCGCCGCTTCCTTTGCCTAGAATGCGGAGAGCGCTGCCCGCAGGCCAAGGACCTCCGGGCTCACCGACGCGCCCACGCGGGCCAGACGCTCTACATCTGCAGCGAGTGTGGCCAGAGCTTCCGCCACAGCGGCCACCTCGACCTGCACCAGAGCGCGCACCGGCGGCGCCGCGGCCGCCTCTGTCGCTGCCGCGCTTGCGGCCGCCGCTTCCCGCACCTCCCCGCGTTGCTGCTGCACCGGCGCCACTGGCACCCGCCTGAGCGGCCCTGTCGCTGCCCGCTGTGCCCTCGTGCCTTCCGCCAGAGCGCGCTGCGCTTCCACCAGGCGCGGGTGCACCCGTGGGGGACACCCGCCACGCCCGCGGCCGCGCCCCACCGCTGCCCGCAGTGCCCACGGGCCTTCCGCAGCGGCGCGGGACTTCGGAGCCACGCGCGTGCCCACCGGGCCGAGCGCGCCGGCGACTCCCCGCGCCGGCAGTCGCGTGCTCCGGACGCGCACCGGTGTGGCGTGTGCGGCAAGAGCTTCGGCAAGAGCTCCACGCTGACGCGACACTTGCAGACCCACTCGGGCGAGAAGCCCTTCAAGTGCCCCGAGTGCGGCAAGGGCTTCCTGGAGAGCGCCACGCTGGTGCGCCACCAGCGCACGCACACGGGCGAGAAGCCCTACGCCTGCGGCGCCTGCGGCCGCCGCTTCAGCGAGAGCTCCACACTGCTGCGCCATCAGCGCAGCCACCAGGGCGAGCGGCCGCACGCCTGCGGCACGTGCGGCAAGGGCTTCGGGCAGCGCTCCGACCTGGTGGTGCACCAGCGCATCCACACGGGCGAGAGGCCCTTCCCGTGCCCGGACTGTGGCCGCTGCTTCAGCGACCGCTCTGACCTCACCAAGCACCGGCGCACGCACACCGGCGAGAAGCCGTACCACTGCGAGGTGTGCGGCCGGCGCTTCACGTGCGTGTCCAACCTCAATGTGCACCGGCGCAACCACGCCGGCCACAAGCCGCACAAGTGCCCTGAGTGTGGCAAGGCCTTCAGCGTGGGCTCCAAGCTGACGCTGCACCGCAAGACGCACCTGGGCGAGCGGCCGGCCCAGTGTGCGGAGTGTGGCAAGTGCTTCAGCCACAGCCGCTCACTGTCACAGCACCAGCGGGCGCACACACGGGctcgcgccgccgccgccacccaggccatggcaggcacTGCCCTGATCTATGCTGGCCAAGCTGAACAGGAAAAGCCGGGACTCTTTGTGTCTCAGTTGAGAGAGACTTGCTGA